In one Lolium rigidum isolate FL_2022 chromosome 3, APGP_CSIRO_Lrig_0.1, whole genome shotgun sequence genomic region, the following are encoded:
- the LOC124702417 gene encoding serine/arginine-rich splicing factor SR34A-like, whose amino-acid sequence MSRRWSRTIYVGNLPGDIREREVEDLFYKYGRIVDIDLKVPPRPPGYAFVEFEDPRDAEDACAGRDGYNFDGNRLRVEPAHGGRGSGGPSHDRPSFGGGGGFGGGGGGGGGRRGVSRHTDYRVLVSGLPSSASWQDLKDHMRRAGDVCFAEVYREGGGTIGIVDYTNYDDMKYAIKKLDDTEFKNAFSKGYIRVKEYDGKQARSYSRSRSPSRSRSRSASKSPRGRSASRSRSRSVSSRSRSASKGRSPSRSPARSKSPIASPANGAVVASPKKRTPSKSPSRSRSPDAKSE is encoded by the exons ATGAGCAGGCGTTGGAGCAGGACGATCTATGTTGGCAACCTCCCCGGCGACATCCGGGAGAGGGAGGTGGAGGACCTCTTCTACAAG TACGGCCGTATTGTTGATATTGACTTGAAGGTTCCTCCAAGGCCGCCCGGCTATGCTTTTGTGGAG TTTGAAGATCCTCGTGACGCTGAAGATGCTTGTGCTGGACGGGATGGCTACAACTTTGATGGAAACCGTCTAAGA GTGGAGCCTGCTCATGGTGGAAGAGGTAGTGGTGGCCCCTCTCATGACCGTCCAAgctttggcggtggtggtggttttggtggcggtggtggcggtggcggtggacgcCGTGGTGTGTCCAGGCACACGGATTACCGTG TTTTGGTCTCTGGCCTGCCTTCTTCTGCGTCCTGGCAAGATTTAAAG GATCATATGCGAAGAGCTGGTGATGTTTGTTTCGCGGAAGTGTATCGTGAAGGCGGCG GCACAATAGGGATTGTTGACTACACAAACTATGATGATATGAAATATGCT ATAAAGAAACTGGATGACACTGAATTTAAGAATGCCTTTTCTAAAGGTTATATAAGG GTGAAGGAATATGATGGCAAACAAGCGCGCTCCTACTCGCGCAGCCGAAGCCCAAGTCGCAGCCGCAGCAGGAGTGCAAG CAAATCTCCCAGGGGCCGCTCAGCATCTAGGTCCAGATCAAGGTCTGTTTCTTCCCGTTCTCGGTCGGCATCTAAAGGACGTTCCCCATCAAG ATCACCAGCAAGATCCAAATCCCCGATCGCTTCT CCGGCAAATGGTGCAGTGGTGGCAAGTCCCAAGAAACGCACTCCAAGCAAGAGCCCATCTCGCTCACGGTCTCCTGAT GCGAAATCTGAATAG